The sequence GTTACCGAGACGCGGCGAATCAAGGACGATGATGGCGAAGCCGTGATGGTCTCGTTGAATTTGTCGCAATTCGCACACCCCAGTGCTGGTGGTCGGGGTGATCGCGCCGCGGTGCCAGTTCAAGTCGAAGTCGATGGTGTGCGGACTCAGTTTGATGTGCCGCTGGTCAGCAGTCAGTCCGAAACACGCAACCAACGGATCCCGATTTCGTCGCAAACGGAAGCTGGTTGGGGACGATTGGCGATCCCTGCCGACGCGAACAATGCTGACAATGTCTCCTATTTTGTTTTTGATGCTCCGCCGCCACGGCATGTCGTGTTGGTCAGCGACGATCGTGATGCGACGAAGGCGTTGGAGATTGCTGCAGCGGTTTCGCCCGATCCCAATGACCCCGCTAGTGTTGAGGTGCTCACGTCCGATGCACTTGATTCGCTCGACCTTGACGCGGCGGCGCTGCTGCTGTGGTGTGTCGAGTTGCCGGTCGGAGCGGCGGCACAGAAGGTTGCCGACTACGTCGGCCAAGGTGGCCAAGTGATCTTCTTTCCGCCGCCAGGGTTGCCCTCAGGAGGTGGTGTCATCACTGAACGCAGTTTCAATGGCATCCAGTGGGGGCCATGGCAGGGCGATGGCGAAAAAGTGCTTGTCGAAAACTGGCGATCCGATCAGGACCTGCTCGCTGCGACCAGCAGCGGTGCTGGATTGCCGGTGGGGCAGTTGCAAGTCCATGGGCATGCGAAGATCGAAGGTGACGTCACTGCATTGGCCACAGTGACTGGTGGCGACCCTTTGTTGGCACGGGCGATGACGGAGAACGGAGGCGTTTATTTTTGCGCGGCGTCTCCTTCGCTTGATCGATCTTCGCTGGCCGATAACGGTGTCGTGTTGTACGCGATCGTTCAACGTGCCATCGATCAAGGGCTACAGTCGCTCACTCGCACACGCAACCAAGTTGCCGGTCAAGTGGATTTGCCAATCGATGGATGGAAACAACTCGCCGGCGACCCCAACGGAATCTCTAGCGAGTATGCATCGACCGCCGGAGTTTACCGCAGCGGGGCAGGGCAGGGCAGTCGATTGATCGCGGTGAATCGTGCGGCCAGCGAGGACCAAGTCGAGTTGGCGGATGCGGCCGACGTCGAGGCGCTTTTCGAAGGAGTCCATTTCTCGCGTGTCGACGACGGCGTGGATAAGGATAGCGGCATTGCCAGGGAGGTTTGGCGGTTGTTTTTGTTTGGAATGATCGTCGCGATGTTGCTTGAAGCGGTGCTCTGTTTGCCTCGTCGTCATACATCGATCGCCAACCAAGGGAGACCCGCATGATAGATTCGGGTTTCTCGTTTCAGTGGAATTCGCTGTTCTTGGTCGTTTCGATCCTCGTGCTGGTCGTTACCTGCGGGCTTGCGTGGATCGCGTGTGCGCGAAGCCGTTTTCGATCTTCCGTGGTTTGGATCGAGCTGTTTCGTGTGTTGTTGGTCGCGTTGGCGGTGTTGCTGCTGAACCAGCCCGAGATGATCTACCAAATTGATCCCACACGCCGCCCCACCGTCGTGGTGCTGGGCGACGATTCGCTCAGCATGGATACCACCGATACCGGTGACGAATTGAATCTGATGCGAACGCGTCGAGAATCGATCGGCCACGTGATGGACGAGCGAACCTGGGCGGCTGTGCAGCAGGATGCCGATGTGATCGTGATGCCATTCGCCAGCGGCGCTAAAAACGACCGCACCGATATCGATGCAGCACTCAGTTCGGCGATCGATGGCTACCCTCATCTGCGAGCCGTCGTGTTGGCGTCCGATGGAGACTGGAATGCGGGGGCAACGCCTGTCGAAGCGGCGACGCAATTCCGCATGCAGCAGATTCCGATCTTTACGATCCCGGTTGGCAGTCAAGAGCGACTGCCGGATGTCGAACTGCTCAGCTTTGATGTTCCCGCGTTGGGGGTCGCCAACAAAACGCTACGGATCCCCTTTGCGGTCGAAAGTTCTTTGGCACAAGATCATCGTGCGATCGCCAAGTTGACCGCGTCTGATGGTACCGAGGCGACTCGTGAATTCACGATCCATGCAATGGGGCAAACGTCCGAAACGATTTTGTGGAAGCCGCAGCAGACGGGTGAATTCCAGTTGACGTTATCGATTCCGATGCATGCAAGCGAACGCATCACGAGCAATAACGAACTTTCGATGCCGATCTCGATTCCCGAAGAGCAGTTGAAAGTGCTGGTCATCGAATCGCGACCGCGTTGGGAATACCGCTATCTCCGAAATGCGCTGTCACGAGACCCTGGAATCGAAGTTTCGTGTTTGCTGTTTCATCCAGGGCTAAGTAAGACCGGCGGCGGTAACCGAGATTACATCGCGTCGTTCCCCAGCGATTTGGCCGAGTTGTCGCAGTACGACGTGGTTTTCCTTGGTGATGTTGGCGTCGGTGAAGATCAATTGAGCGAAGAACAGTGTCGTTTGTTGAAGGGATTGGTTGAGCAACAAGCGAGCGGACTGGTGGTGATCCCGGGGATTGCCGGTCATATGATGTCGCTTGTCGACTCTCCGCTGGGTGATCTGTTGCCGGTAACGCTCGACGAATCACAACCGACCGGTTGGGGAGCTCGAACGCCCAGCCACTTTGCCCTGACCGAAGCGGGACGTCACAGTTTGCTGACGAAGCTTGCCGACGATGATGATTCCAATGCGCGCGTTTGGGCAGGTTTGCCGGGGTTTCAGTGGTACGCTGCCGTGGTTCGTGCGACGGCGGGTGCCGAGGTTTTGGCGGTTCACGAGGATGCGTCCAACCAGTACGGGCGGACGCCGCTGATCGTCACCCGTTCGGCTGGCGCGGGCAAAGTGTTGTTCATGGGGACCGATGGTGCATGGCGTTGGCGACGCGGCGTCGAGGATTTGTATCACTATCGGTTTTGGGGGCAAGTTGTTCGTTGGATGGCGTACCAGCATCGAATGTCCAAGGGGCTGTTTTATTCGCCCGAGCAACCTCGCGTGAACCAACGTGTCACACTCAGTGCGAATCGCTTGGGGGATGATGGGAATCCGTTGGCCGCTCGCGAGGTGTCGGTGCGGATTGTCGCCCCGTCCGGGCAGGTTCAAAATGTGCTCCTGGAAAACATCGACGATACGTGGGGAGCCTACGCCGGGGCGTTCACCCCAAGCGAAGCGGGCGACTATCAAGTGACGATGCCCTCCGAGGCCGGCGACTCGCCGTTTGAAACTACGATCCATGTTCAGCACGCGAAAGTGGAACGGATTGGCAAACCGGCCCGTCCCGAAGTGTTGGCGGAAATCGCCAGGATTTCGCGAGGCGAGATGTTTTCGCTCAAGCAACTCGACTCGCTGCAAAACGCCGTAGCCGCCATATCGGTTCCGACGTCGCAAACACGCCGAGTGCAATTGTGGAGCCACCCGCTGGTCGCCATCCTGATGATCTCGCTGCTGGGGCTGTTTTGGATCGCGCGCAAGCGAGTGGGTTTGATGTAGCTGCACGTCCGCTTTGGCTTTGAACGTCACCGAGTAGAATGACCAATTGTAGTTAGCAACACTATCGAGGTAACAAGCAAACTTTTGAGCGTCTCCTATCCCAACGACCGCGACCGCCGGGTGATTGTTCCGCAGCTGCTGCGCGAGCAACTGGTGGCATTTCGCAATCGCGTCTGGACCGCCAAAGTGGCCGAGTCGATTTCCATCGTGATGGTCGCGGTACTCGTTTCGCTACTGCTTGTGATGACGCTCGACCGGTTTTGGGATACCCCGAGGTTGCTGCGGTCGGTGATCTTGTTGCTGCTGATCGCGGTTGGGTTTGTAGTCCCTTGGGCCTTGTACCGATGGGTGTGGAAGTGCCGAAGTCTCGATCAAATCGCACGCTTGCTGCGAGTTCGCGAGCCTGGTGTTGGCGGTCAATTGTTAGGGGTGATCGAGTTAGCTGAATGCGATCGCGAGCAATCGCGTTCGCCGGCGTTGTGCCAAGCCGCGATGGTGCAAGTGGCTGAGATGGTCAAGCAGCGAGATCTTGCTGCGGCGGTTCCGCCCACGTTGCTTCGTCTTCTCGCCACAGTGCTTGCAGTGGCGCTTTTGCTGCTGGCATCACTCGCCGTGGTTGCCACTCCGGTACTTCGCAGCGGCTGGGATCGATTGATGATGCCATGGCGGTCGACGCCTCGATATACATTTGTGGAAATCGAATCTCTCGCCGATTGGATGATCGTGCCTCACGGCGAGTCGGCACCGTGGCAGGTGAGTTTGAAGCCGGAAAGTCGATGGCGTCCCGCGACGGCCTCACTTCATTTGGATGGTTTGTCGCCAATCATCGCCCGCCGCGAAAGCAATTCGTATGCGTTTGAGTTGCCACCACGGAATGAAGTCAGCGAAATGCAGTTGCAGGTCGGCGATGCCAAACAATCCGTGTTACTTGTGCCGAAACTGCGGCCCGCACTGACGTCGGTGGTGGCCGATATGCATCTACCCGACTACCTACAGCGTCCCGATCCGATACAGGTGGATGTTCGGGGGGGAACGTTACGTGCAGTCCAAGGCAGCTACGGCACCGTAGCGGTGACGGCGTCGAGTCCGCTTCGCACCGCGTCGGTCAATGGAGTGGCGGCACCGGTTTGGAACGACTCCTTTACGACGTCGACGATCGCAGTGGAAAACGACTCGTCGTCGCTGCGACTGGAATGGAGCGACGAACATGGGCTCGTTGGATTGTCGCCGTTTGAGTTGCATGTTGAAGCGATTCCTGATGCGGCGCCCACTGTGGCGGCTCAGAATCTTGCTCGCGAAAGTGTTTTGCTTGAGACGGACCAAGTCAATTTTCAGCTGCTGGCACTCGATGATTTTGGAATCAAACGAGTCGGGTTGCAGTGGAATCGAAGCACGGACGCAGCGACCGCAGGTTCACATGGCGAAAAGGTCTTGGCTAGCGGCGAGACGCATCAATCGTCGCTGTTGGTCGACGCGGTCTTCTCGGCTCAATCGCTCGGGATTCAGCCGGGGATCGTGGAACTGCGTTTGTGGGCCGAGGATTATTTGCCGGGGCGAGAGCGTCAGTATTCGACCCCGTATACGTTCTATGTGATGACGGCGTCGCAGCATGCCCAATGGATTGCGAACCAAATGGAGCAGTGGCACGACGCGTCGTTGGATGTGCGTGATCGTGAACGTGGCTTGCACGAACGAAATAAACAGTTGCGAGCGATGCAACAAGACGCGTTTTCCAGCGATCAAGTAAGGAACGAACTGCGAAAACAAGTCACCGCGGAAAACGCAAACGCCCGTCAATTGGCCGAGCTGACCAAGCAGGGGGAATCGTTGTTGCGACAAGCGTCTCACAATACCGAGATCGAAGCAGAGCAGGTCCAGCAGTGGGCCGAGATGTTGCAAATGCTCGACGATATCTCCGAAAATCGAATGCCCTCGGTTGCTGATTTGTTGGAAAAAGCAGCGGCAGAGCAAGCGACCCGTAAAAGCGATGCTGCTGAATCCGCGACAAACGCGAAGATGCCATCGAGCAAACAGCAAAGCAGCACGTCATCGAGCGATGGGGATTCATCCGAGGCAGAGTCGTCCGAAACGCCCAACTTGGTCGATCAGGAATCGTCGCAACAGCCCACCGGTCCGGCCGAACCACGCCAGGAACAACCTGGCGAGAAAGAGTCGGCGGAGGATTCTCATTCACGATTAGACAGGGCGGTGACAATCGTCACCGGTCCGGTCGAGGATTCGGCAGCCGATTCGGGAACCAGCGAAGCAGAGTCACCGACGGCGGAATCAAGTCTGGATGCTGCGATCGAGGAACAGGAAAAATTACTAGCCGAATTCGAAAAGGTTTCGGACGATCTTGATGCCGTGATGGCGAATCTCGAAGGCAGCACGCTGGTCAAACGTTTGAAGGCGGCGTCGCGTCAACAGGCCCACGTCGCGGATCAGCTTGCTGCGCGGATTGCCGGACTGTTTGGGGCCGCGGATTCCGTTTCGGCGGACGACCGCGTGATGCTCAAGCAATTGGCAACCATCGAACGTGATAGCTCGCGGACCCTCGCCGCGATCATGTCCGATGTGGATGGCTATTATCGCCGACGGAATCTGATGCGGTTTAAGCTGGTGCTCGAAGAAATGAAGCAGCTCGATGTGTTGTCATCGCTGGCGAAACTCAGTCAACAAGTCACCACGGATCAAGGTTTGGTGATGGCCCAAGCCGAATTTTGGTCTGATACGCTGGACCGTTGGGCAGATGATTTGATTGAAAACGGTGACGGCGAGAGTGAATCGGACGACAAGAAACTTGCGTCCCTTCCGCCTAAGGCGATTTTGGAAATGTTGCGAATCCTCGAAGGCGAAGTGGATCTTCGCGAGGCAACGCGTGTGGCCGAACAATCCAAAGCAAGCATCAGCGACGAAGAGTATCGGCGAGATGCCATCGCGTTAAGCGATCGCCAGACAAAGCTTCGCCAGCGAAGCGAACGATTGGCAAACGAATTGGAATCGCTGCCCGACGGTTTGGTGCATTTCGAAGGCGACATCAATCTGTTGATGATGGCCAGCCAAACGATGAACGAAGCTGCCAGTTTGTTGCGTTCACCGAGCACGGGCAGCGAAACGATCGCCGCACAGACCGAAGTGATCGAGATGTTGCTGCGGTCCAAGCGGATCAATCCGCAAGGCGGTGGCGATGGCGGTGCGAATCCGGAAGGGGGAGGGCAGGGCGAAACCGACGAACAAGCACTGGCGCTATTGGGAGCAGGGCTAAACGCGAACGAGAAATTGCGTGATAGCGAGGTGCGTCAAATGACCGGTGAATCGGGGCGTTCGTTGCCTGAAGAATTCCGCAGCGGACTCGGAGAGTATTTTAGACGATTAGAGGAAAGCCGATGAGGAAACCAACTCGCCGAGCTACCGTCGCTCTGCTGGTCGCATGCTGGCTATGGTCTGCTGACGCAATTGCTCAACCACCGGTATCCATGGTGGCACCCGCCGCAAATGGCGACGACAACGATCCCGTTTCACGTGACGTTCGTGAAATGTACGATGCCGGGTTGGCCTACCTGCTGCAAACGCAAACCGAAAATGGTACCTGGTCTGCGGGAGGTGAAGCGGGCGCGGGGACGACGGCGCTTGGGTTGTTGGCGTTTTTGGCGTCCGGGGATGATCCCAATTTTGGGCTTTACCGCAGCGCCATTCGTAAATCGCTTCGCAACATCATCCGTAACCAATCGAGCGATACCGGTTACATGGGGCCGAGCATGTATCACCACGGTTTTGCGATGTTGGCGCTGGCTGAGGCATACGGCGCGGTGGACGAAACCGATTTATGGAGTGGCGATTCGATTGAGATTGCCGATCGTGAAAATCAACGCAGCATCGGGCAAGCGTTGGAGTTGGCGGTGCGGTCGGCATTGACATCTCAGAAGAACAATCCGCTCGGAGCGTGGCGGTATTCGCCAGGGGCGAAAGATGCCGACACCTCGGTCAGCGGCGCGGTGATGATGGGTTTGTTGGCCGCCCGCAACGCCGGGATCGAAGTTTCGGATGAGGCAATCGATCGGGGGTTGGATTATTTTTCAAGCATGACATCCGAGACCGGCGCGGTGGGCTACGCGGGAGGTCTGAGTGGATTTGGTGAATCGATCGCACGTTCGTCGATCGTATGTTTGGTCTATGCCATCGCGAGACGAAAAGATCTGCCTCCGTATGCGGCGACCGAAAGCTACTTGCGAAAAAATCTGAACGAACGAACCGGGTGGATCGAATACGCATGGTACTACCAATCGCAAGCTCTGTTTCAAGCGGATGTCGAGTTGTGGGAAAAATGGAACGATTCGTTGGTGCGAAAATTAAAGTCACGCCAGAGTCCCGATGGTAGCTTTTCGGGTGACTTGGGAGCAGCGAATTCGACCTCAATGTCACTGTTGGCTTTGGCATTGAACTTTCGATTCCTGCCAATTTACGAGCGATAAATACGATGCGAAATGGCTTTGTTTTTGCCGTGATGTTTTGTTTCGCGGCGCCTTCGTTTTGTGCCGCCGCGCCTGCGATGCGAGTTTGGCTTGTCGATGGAGGCTATGTCGATGGGAATCTGAGTTGCGACGGCAGCACCGATCGCATCCTTTGCGATAGTCCTCTGTTCGCCACGCCGTTGGTATTTGACGCCGAAGTGGTGCAGAGCATCACTAAGAAGAACACGATCTTTGGTCGCCGGTACAAACTGCGTCGTTTGGAAACGCTGCAAGGCGAATTTGGCAATCCGGCACGGGCTCTCGTTACCCAGTCGGCCGTTTCGGATTGGCGCCGATTGATCACATCTCACTCGCTCGAGATGAAACTTGAATCGAGTGGCGTCGAGCTCTCAGGATGGTTGTTGGATCGTCCGCCGAATCGCAGCGGTCGTTTGGTATGGCAGACCGCGTTGGCGGTCAATGCGTCCATGATCAGCCAAAGTTCGCAAGGGCGAATTGTCATCGGGTCGCCGCTTCGCGAAGACGTTTCCGACGCGTCAGACGGAGCATTGCCAATCGTTTTTCGCGCGGGCGATGTCGTCGACGCAGTGATCACCCGCATGGATTCGCACGGCGTGACCGCGCGCTGGTCGGGGCGTGGTGACGTGTTGATTCCGAATGCGGATCTTGAATCGGTGACGTTGACGAAAGTCACTAAACCGCTTGACGTTCATCCACGCGACCTGCAGCGAGTGCTTGTCGTGCCTCGGTTGATGAAGGACACGCCGCCGACGCACTTGGTGGTTTCAGTGACGGGGGATTTGTTGCGATGCAATGTTCTCGAATTAACGGCGGACGTTTTAGCCGTCCAAGTACGATCCAAGACGATCGAGCTTCCGCGTCACCGCGTCGCCAAAATCGTTTGGCTTCATCCACAGTCGGCGTCACAGCGAACCTCGACGGAGAATCGCATCCATGCGATGTTGGTGGATCATCGCCAGGTCACGCTGCGGGATTTTGCAATCGAAGCACAACAGTTGACGGGGCAGAGCAGGGCGTTTGATGAATTTGCAGTTCCGCTTAGTGACGTCAAGTCCATCTATTTTGGACGCGATGCCGTCGCCCGGGCATCGGACCGTGTCGAGCGTGACTGGGCGTTCGAATCGGCAACTGTACCGATGGCATACCGCGATGAACCGCCACGCAAAGCACCTGCGTTAGGCGTTGCTTCGCCGTTGATTGGCAAGCCGGCACCCGATTTTAATTTGAACACAATCGAGCGGGAATCGTTTGATTTAGCGGCGTTAAAAGGGCGAGTGGTCGTGGTCGATTTTTGGGCCAGTTGGAGTGCGCCGAGTTTGCAAGGATTATCCGAGTCCGCCCAGGCGATCTTGGAGATTGGTGGTAACGACGTCGCCTGGGTGGCTATTAATTTGGAAGAGTCCGCCGCGACGGCTTCGCGGGCGATCGAGCGAGTCAGCGTGGATGCGTCGGTGTTGATGGATGTCGACGGCGACGCCGCGTACGTCTACGAGGCCAAGTCGCTGCCGCATACCGTCATCCTCGATCGCAACGGAGTGGTGGTAACCGTGATCGACAGCAGCACCCCAAAACGTCTGGAAGTCTTTCGCCAAGCATTACAACAGGTGTTCACCGAGCCAAAGTAGTTTAACGCCTTCATTTTGCGTCAAAAGCGTAGCGGAAGTCGTCAAGACTTTCGGAGCAGTTCGTCCCGTTAGCACTTATTTGCTGGTTGTCGAGCCGGAAAGGTGGCGATTCTCGTCGTCATCCTGCCGCCTTCCGACGGGGTGGCATAACGCTGATGGCTATCGCGACCGTGAGGTTGCGATCCCGACGATCAGGCCGCAGATGCCGCCGAATAAGTGGCCGTCCCAGGAGATGACGGAGTTCCAACGCGGTAGGATTCCCGTTAACAGCGTACCGCCAAACAGCATACCGACGAGTATCGCAACGGCGATCGACGCGATCTGCTTTTCGCGGATACCGACGGTGATCAAGT comes from Novipirellula caenicola and encodes:
- a CDS encoding prenyltransferase/squalene oxidase repeat-containing protein, coding for MRKPTRRATVALLVACWLWSADAIAQPPVSMVAPAANGDDNDPVSRDVREMYDAGLAYLLQTQTENGTWSAGGEAGAGTTALGLLAFLASGDDPNFGLYRSAIRKSLRNIIRNQSSDTGYMGPSMYHHGFAMLALAEAYGAVDETDLWSGDSIEIADRENQRSIGQALELAVRSALTSQKNNPLGAWRYSPGAKDADTSVSGAVMMGLLAARNAGIEVSDEAIDRGLDYFSSMTSETGAVGYAGGLSGFGESIARSSIVCLVYAIARRKDLPPYAATESYLRKNLNERTGWIEYAWYYQSQALFQADVELWEKWNDSLVRKLKSRQSPDGSFSGDLGAANSTSMSLLALALNFRFLPIYER
- a CDS encoding TlpA disulfide reductase family protein — translated: MRNGFVFAVMFCFAAPSFCAAAPAMRVWLVDGGYVDGNLSCDGSTDRILCDSPLFATPLVFDAEVVQSITKKNTIFGRRYKLRRLETLQGEFGNPARALVTQSAVSDWRRLITSHSLEMKLESSGVELSGWLLDRPPNRSGRLVWQTALAVNASMISQSSQGRIVIGSPLREDVSDASDGALPIVFRAGDVVDAVITRMDSHGVTARWSGRGDVLIPNADLESVTLTKVTKPLDVHPRDLQRVLVVPRLMKDTPPTHLVVSVTGDLLRCNVLELTADVLAVQVRSKTIELPRHRVAKIVWLHPQSASQRTSTENRIHAMLVDHRQVTLRDFAIEAQQLTGQSRAFDEFAVPLSDVKSIYFGRDAVARASDRVERDWAFESATVPMAYRDEPPRKAPALGVASPLIGKPAPDFNLNTIERESFDLAALKGRVVVVDFWASWSAPSLQGLSESAQAILEIGGNDVAWVAINLEESAATASRAIERVSVDASVLMDVDGDAAYVYEAKSLPHTVILDRNGVVVTVIDSSTPKRLEVFRQALQQVFTEPK
- a CDS encoding BatA domain-containing protein produces the protein MSFLQPWMLLALPLVMLPVIIHWMNQRRHQIKPWGAMAFLMQASQMSQGYAKLRRWLILAMRVLVVAGLVFAVTRPLSSGMFAWRFGSHVDTTIVILDRSPSMQEAGVSGESKLSRARTQIASTLGMLDASHWVLIDSGTQQPTSFATLDAMVDSPLMRGSSSTAKFPKLVQTAIDYLKSNQVGDADVWICSDMNAVDWDVANPQWTASREMLSQMPQSVRFHLLAYPESNASNRSVRVTETRRIKDDDGEAVMVSLNLSQFAHPSAGGRGDRAAVPVQVEVDGVRTQFDVPLVSSQSETRNQRIPISSQTEAGWGRLAIPADANNADNVSYFVFDAPPPRHVVLVSDDRDATKALEIAAAVSPDPNDPASVEVLTSDALDSLDLDAAALLLWCVELPVGAAAQKVADYVGQGGQVIFFPPPGLPSGGGVITERSFNGIQWGPWQGDGEKVLVENWRSDQDLLAATSSGAGLPVGQLQVHGHAKIEGDVTALATVTGGDPLLARAMTENGGVYFCAASPSLDRSSLADNGVVLYAIVQRAIDQGLQSLTRTRNQVAGQVDLPIDGWKQLAGDPNGISSEYASTAGVYRSGAGQGSRLIAVNRAASEDQVELADAADVEALFEGVHFSRVDDGVDKDSGIAREVWRLFLFGMIVAMLLEAVLCLPRRHTSIANQGRPA